The Alkalihalophilus pseudofirmus nucleotide sequence TTTTTACAAGACTCGACCGCTTTCAAAATTAATTATTATTATTGTGGAAAAGGAATTAAAGAGATGGCAATTTTGTAGATAGTGAAGTGGATGCAGCACTAATACTGGGGATTATGACGAGGTTCTCATTCGATTGTAACGATTTAAGAGCATGTCTAATTGCTGGCTGTATTTAATTGTATCTGGATGATTTAAACCATTTTTAAGACCGCTTTTAATCATCTCGCAGCGAAGCTTTTCAATTCGACCTTCTAATTTTATTAGTAATGCATCATTAAACAACGTATGTAACTCCCATCTATATATAATTAATCCAATTTATAGGTGAAAAGTAACCGTTCTCTATCTTAGATCACTTTTGCTTAGATGTTAAGAGCTTCGACAAAGTTTTTGAGTTTTATGAAGGAAGATAGGACTTTTTTGTAAGAATGCTAATGGGGATTTGAAAAATGTACGATAATTTAAATTAAAAAGACCGAGTATGAACAAGTGGATGTAGACGTGTCTATACTCGGTCTTTCCAGGAAATATGATAGTGTAGGTTGATCAATTGCATATATGGCTTTTTGCATCGTTTCAATTAAATCCTTTTGATATTGACTATATCGATAAGAGCTAGGGGCAGTACGCAGGTTGATCGATTCATTTTCATGTTTAAGGTATGTCCAGTTGTGTACTGGAATGGAGAATAGATATTTATTTTGATCAAACTTCATGACGAACATGGAGGTATCCCCAAATTCTTTTAAGGGGTGCTCTAACGTAACTTCTAAACAAGCCGAAAATTCTAGAGTGTTTATACTTTTCACCAAGACCAGTCTCCTTTTCTCAACAGTTAAATTTGATTATGGTTTTAATCTTGATTTTCCAAACAAATTATTTGCTGCATGTCACACGATTTCTTATATTACGCTAATGTATCAAAGGAATATTAAATGAAGTCATAATTACCAGGTAGTTTTTTAATTTTTTATACTAACATAACGAAAAAGGTAAGTATCTAAACATTTTGAAATATAAAGCTCATTAACGATACATACAAGCAATCAGTGAACCTTATACCTTTCAATTAATTCCTTTCAATTAATACAATTTAATTGTTACAAGTCATTTGATACAATAAAGAACAAGAGTTTCATGCAAGTTAAATGAGGTGAGGTATTAATGGAACAATTAAGTCTTTTTGAAGATCCTTCGGAAGAAAATGATCATAAAGAAGCAAAGCCGAAACAATCAGAGAAAGTACCGCGTTCTTCGGCAAAGTTTTTACATGTAGATGAGGATATTATGATGTTATTGAAAGACGGTAAAACGGTTGTGGAAATCTGTAAATGGTTGATTGAGAACCGAGGATTTGAGGCATCAACTTATTCACAAGGCACATATAAAATTTATCCTCCACTTATGCAGCATTTAAAATTCTTGGAAAAAGAAAAGTACATCCGCTTAGTTGAAGTAGATCGCGGGAATGGAGCTTTCGAACCATATAAGGATGAGATTTCCCGATTGGCAGATGCAAAGTATGAGGTAATATAAGGAAGAGCGAGCATATGGGACTTCAATTGCTCGCTTTTTAATGCTTGCATACTCATTGTTTTCGACAATTCATCATGAATATAAAGCTTATATTTATGATAAGATGAGGGGAATAGGGAGGTATGAAGTGGTGAAAAGTTCAGCTAAGATCATCAGTGGGATTAGTATCCTGTTTGCACTTATTTTTGTTTATGAAAGACTCGTTCAAAACAGCAATTTACCCGAACTATTTGGTTCCATGCTATGGTTTGTACCAGTAGTCTTATCAGTGCTTTTCTATATGATTGCAGTAACGATCAATAAAGGCTATAACAAGGCTCTAAAAATGATAGGGATAGCTTATATTATCATGACTGTCATAGGAATAAGCTGGTATTTTGTGATTATTGTTATGATGGTAACCGGTTAATACATAAGTCATATGATTTGATAAAGTAAGACTCCGAAATGGGGGACTTAAATATGGGGACATTAGATGGAAAGATCGCGATAGTAACAGGCGTCAGCCGCTTGAGGGGAATTGGCGCTGCTATTTGTAAGGAACTTGCAGAAGCAGGATGTCAGATTTTTTTTACATATTGGACAGACTATGATGAACAAATGTCCTATCAGATCGAAGTAGATGAACCTTTAATGATAAAAGAAAAGCTTCGGCAATCTGGTGTGGAAGTCCAGTGTATGGAACTGGATTTAAGAGATATTCTTGCCCCCGAGAAGTTATTTAAAGAAGTGGTTGGACAACTGGGTGATCCAGATATATTAATTAATAATGCCGCCTATTCAAGTAATAATGGCTATACAACCTTAACTGCTGAAGAATTAGACAAGCATTACTTTGTTAATGTACGAGC carries:
- a CDS encoding SDR family oxidoreductase, which translates into the protein MGTLDGKIAIVTGVSRLRGIGAAICKELAEAGCQIFFTYWTDYDEQMSYQIEVDEPLMIKEKLRQSGVEVQCMELDLRDILAPEKLFKEVVGQLGDPDILINNAAYSSNNGYTTLTAEELDKHYFVNVRATMLLSNHFAQAFRKGSGGRIINLTSGQSQGPMPGELAYATTKGAIDALTVTLAQEVAPLGITVNAVNPGPTNSGWMTEEIKQDLAAKFPFGRVGEPEDAAKVIKFLVTEDAAWMTGQVIHSEGGFIR
- a CDS encoding aspartyl-phosphate phosphatase Spo0E family protein; this encodes MFNDALLIKLEGRIEKLRCEMIKSGLKNGLNHPDTIKYSQQLDMLLNRYNRMRTSS